One Candidatus Cloacimonadota bacterium DNA segment encodes these proteins:
- a CDS encoding YraN family protein, with translation MDKQKANEIYKIGEDLSAKFLERKGYSILHRNYRVKGGEIDIIAQHGDSLVFVEVKTRSKHSIKQALMSISYTKRKRITFTAQRYIIQHPDCVKSRFRFDVIIVWYFRHSDTYQIEHFENAFYPEF, from the coding sequence ATGGATAAACAAAAAGCAAATGAAATATACAAGATTGGAGAGGACCTCAGCGCTAAATTCCTTGAACGCAAGGGGTATAGCATACTTCACCGGAACTATCGCGTGAAGGGCGGTGAGATCGATATAATCGCCCAGCACGGTGACAGCTTGGTGTTCGTGGAGGTCAAAACACGCTCCAAACACTCTATTAAACAAGCCTTGATGAGCATTTCATATACAAAACGAAAACGCATCACTTTTACAGCTCAGCGATATATTATTCAACACCCGGATTGTGTCAAGTCAAGATTTCGTTTCGATGTGATTATTGTGTGGTATTTTCGCCACAGCGACACCTATCAGATTGAACACTTTGAAAATGCGTTTTATCCAGAATTTTGA